The Pelmatolapia mariae isolate MD_Pm_ZW linkage group LG9, Pm_UMD_F_2, whole genome shotgun sequence genome has a segment encoding these proteins:
- the LOC134634961 gene encoding zinc finger protein OZF-like isoform X1, translating to MSSTQKDQHGATSQRSQEADKPHRRKREKPYTCDECGKGFTGKASLKQHQVIHTGERPFSCDLCGKTFSWKDSLKAHQLIHSGVKAYSCDQCGRAFTHSSGLRSHLVTHSGIKAYSCDQCGRAFTHSGSFQRHLVTHSGIKAYTCDECGKGFTVKEKLKQHQVIHTGERPFSCDLCGKSFSWKRSLKTHQLIHSGVKAYSCDQCGRAFTHSSSLQNHLVTHSGIKPYSCDICGKTFNLKESQNAHLRIHTGHDVYCCDQCGKHFAKDTHLQQHMFTHTEERPYECDLCEKTFKAPHYLKEHQQLHIRKRLYKCSYCEKQSDTDGSSSQPCYHCGKEFHCDLCGKTYVRKHSLKIHQRRHTVDELKYCKECGRSFTASRNLKQHELIHSGVKKHVCDQCGSSFTTVSHLKTHKRAHTGEKPYKCRHCDKSFTVSGNRNKHERTHMEGNYSCDQCDKSFRNLSSYSKHERSHVTNKLFHCYQCAKTFTKLSALCKHQRDHSGLKSLPSQ from the exons atgagctcaacacagaag gaccaacatggagcgacaagtcagcgctctcaggaggccgacaaacctcacagaagaaagagagagaaaccatacacctgtgacgagtgtgggaagggTTTTACTGGTAAGGCTTCACTGAAacagcatcaggtcatccacactggagagagaccgttcagctgtgacttgtgtggaaagacTTTTTCCTGGAAGGATTCCCTAAAagcacaccaactcatccacagtggagttaaagcgtacagctgtgatcagtgtggcagagcttttactcacagtagcgGCTTACGGAGTCATCTAGtgacccactctggaattaaggcgtacagctgtgatcagtgtggcagagcttttactcacagtggCAGCTTTCAGaggcatctagttacccactctggaattaaggcatacacctgtgacgagtgtgggaagggTTTTACTGTGAAGGAGAAACTAAAacagcatcaggtcatccacactggagagagaccgttcagctgtgacttgtgtggaaagtctttttcctggAAGCGTtccctaaaaacacaccaactcatccacagtggagttaaagcgtacagctgtgatcagtgtggcagagcttttactcacagtagcaGCTTACAGaatcatctagttacccactctggaattaagccatacagctgtgacatttgtggaaaaacattCAACCTGAAAGAGAGCCAAAATgcacacctacgcattcacaccggacatgatgtgtactgctgtgatcagtgtggcaaacaCTTTGCTAAAGATACACACTTACAAcaacacatgtttacccacactgaggagagaccttatgaatgtgacctgtgtgagaagacttttaaagctcCACATTACCTGAAAGAACACCAACAGCTCCACATcagaaagagactctacaagtgcagttactgtgag aagcagagcgacacagatggatccagttctcaaccctgttaTCACTGTGGGAAAGAGTTTcattgtgacctttgtggaaaaacctaCGTTCGAAAACACTCCCtaaaaatacatcaacgtagacacactgtagacgaactgaaatactgcaaagaatgtgggagaagcttcACCGCATCACGTAACTTAAAACAACATGAACTCattcacagtggggttaaaaagcatgtctgtgatcagtgtgggtcatcttTCACCACTGTAAGTcaccttaaaacacacaaacgagcccacacaggagagaaaccatacaagtgcagacactgtgacaaaagcttcacAGTTTCAGGTAATCGTAACAAgcatgaacgtacacacatggaaggaaactacagctgtgaccagtgtgacaagagcttcaggaatctcagttcatactccaaaCACGAACGATCCCACgttactaataaactgtttcactgttaccaatgtgccaaaacattcactaaattatctgctctgtgcaaacatcagcgtgatcactcagggctgaaatcactcccatcacagtga
- the LOC134634961 gene encoding zinc finger protein 883-like isoform X2, which translates to MSSTQKDQHGATSQRSQEADKPHRRKREKPYTCDECGKGFTGKASLKQHQVIHTGERPFSCDLCGKTFSWKDSLKAHQLIHSGVKAYSCDQCGRAFTHSSGLRSHLVTHSGIKAYSCDQCGRAFTHSGSFQRHLVTHSGIKAYTCDECGKGFTVKEKLKQHQVIHTGERPFSCDLCGKSFSWKRSLKTHQLIHSGVKAYSCDQCGRAFTHSSSLQNHLVTHSGIKPYSCDICGKTFNLKESQNAHLRIHTGHDVYCCDQCGKHFAKDTHLQQHMFTHTEERPYECDLCEKTFKAPHYLKEHQQLHIRKRLYKCSYCEQSDTDGSSSQPCYHCGKEFHCDLCGKTYVRKHSLKIHQRRHTVDELKYCKECGRSFTASRNLKQHELIHSGVKKHVCDQCGSSFTTVSHLKTHKRAHTGEKPYKCRHCDKSFTVSGNRNKHERTHMEGNYSCDQCDKSFRNLSSYSKHERSHVTNKLFHCYQCAKTFTKLSALCKHQRDHSGLKSLPSQ; encoded by the exons atgagctcaacacagaag gaccaacatggagcgacaagtcagcgctctcaggaggccgacaaacctcacagaagaaagagagagaaaccatacacctgtgacgagtgtgggaagggTTTTACTGGTAAGGCTTCACTGAAacagcatcaggtcatccacactggagagagaccgttcagctgtgacttgtgtggaaagacTTTTTCCTGGAAGGATTCCCTAAAagcacaccaactcatccacagtggagttaaagcgtacagctgtgatcagtgtggcagagcttttactcacagtagcgGCTTACGGAGTCATCTAGtgacccactctggaattaaggcgtacagctgtgatcagtgtggcagagcttttactcacagtggCAGCTTTCAGaggcatctagttacccactctggaattaaggcatacacctgtgacgagtgtgggaagggTTTTACTGTGAAGGAGAAACTAAAacagcatcaggtcatccacactggagagagaccgttcagctgtgacttgtgtggaaagtctttttcctggAAGCGTtccctaaaaacacaccaactcatccacagtggagttaaagcgtacagctgtgatcagtgtggcagagcttttactcacagtagcaGCTTACAGaatcatctagttacccactctggaattaagccatacagctgtgacatttgtggaaaaacattCAACCTGAAAGAGAGCCAAAATgcacacctacgcattcacaccggacatgatgtgtactgctgtgatcagtgtggcaaacaCTTTGCTAAAGATACACACTTACAAcaacacatgtttacccacactgaggagagaccttatgaatgtgacctgtgtgagaagacttttaaagctcCACATTACCTGAAAGAACACCAACAGCTCCACATcagaaagagactctacaagtgcagttactgtgag cagagcgacacagatggatccagttctcaaccctgttaTCACTGTGGGAAAGAGTTTcattgtgacctttgtggaaaaacctaCGTTCGAAAACACTCCCtaaaaatacatcaacgtagacacactgtagacgaactgaaatactgcaaagaatgtgggagaagcttcACCGCATCACGTAACTTAAAACAACATGAACTCattcacagtggggttaaaaagcatgtctgtgatcagtgtgggtcatcttTCACCACTGTAAGTcaccttaaaacacacaaacgagcccacacaggagagaaaccatacaagtgcagacactgtgacaaaagcttcacAGTTTCAGGTAATCGTAACAAgcatgaacgtacacacatggaaggaaactacagctgtgaccagtgtgacaagagcttcaggaatctcagttcatactccaaaCACGAACGATCCCACgttactaataaactgtttcactgttaccaatgtgccaaaacattcactaaattatctgctctgtgcaaacatcagcgtgatcactcagggctgaaatcactcccatcacagtga
- the LOC134634980 gene encoding E3 SUMO-protein ligase ZBED1-like, whose product MKTEERHFAEACAEQFQTVAHRWRIEEKVTTVGTDSARNMIAAARIMPFNHMPCTAHILQRCITVSLADSGFVTALAKCRKIVGHFKHSPANTAELNAEQVSLGRKQEPLAQDVPTRWNSTLEMVKRLIRNQTAVTATLDKQKHKLVLLTPPEWDKLQRLETLLEPCRYVTELLGGEAYVSCSVVLPAFCHLRRVMEVTDEDPAYVVRFKEKFKEDLASRQEHTNYAWLQIATALDPRFKDLRSVPKTDREAVWTTLAGMLHEDSPRRSHTAEEGPAKKRLSLLQMDSDSESEEEVQQDRAIQRYRAEPCTALEDCPLQWWAAHAGAHSQLARLARRYLATPASTVPCERLFSVAGHIVNKKRSALHSENVDKLVCLSNWLKDE is encoded by the exons ATGAAAACGGAAGAGCGGCACTTTGCGGAGGCTTGTGCAGAGCAGTTCCAGACtgttgctcacaggtggagaatTGAGGAGAAGGTGACAACAGTAGGCACGGACAGTGCGCGCAATATGATCGCGGCGGCTCGCATCATGCCATTCAATCACATGCCGTGTACCGCGCACATTCTACAGAGATGCATCACAGTGAGTCTTGCAGACAGTGGCTTTGTCACTGCGCTGGCCAAATGCCGCAAAATTGTTGGCCATTTTAAGCACAGCCCAGCAAACACAGCAGAGCTGAACGCAGAGCAGGTGTCACTGGGGCGCAAGCAGGAGCCGTTGGCCCAGGACGTGCCTACGCGCTGGAACTCCACGCTGGAGATGGTGAAGCGCTTGATCCGCAACCAAACTGCAGTAACCGCGACTCTGGATAAACAAAAGCATAAACTTGTCCTCCTGACGCCTCCAGAGTGGGACAAACTCCAGAGACTGGAGACACTTCTAGAGCCCTGCAG ATATGTGACTGAACTGCTGGGAGGAGAGGCCTACGTCTCCTGCTCTGTAGTTCTACCAGCCTTCTGCCACCTGCGCCGTGTCATGGAAGTAACTGATGAGGACCCTGCATATGTGGTGAGGTTTAAAGAGAAGTTTAAGGAAGACCTTGCTTCCCGCCAGGAACATACCAACTATGCATGGCTCCAGATCGCAACTGCACTGGACCCACGTTTTAAAGACCTACGCAGTGTGCCCAAGACCGACAGAGAAGCAGTGTGGACCACACTGGCAGGCATGCTGCATGAAGACTCTCCTAGAAGATCACACACTGCAGAAGAAGGTCCAGCCAAGAAGAGGCTGAGCCTGCTGCAGATGGACTCTGACTCTGAGTCAGAGGAGGAGGTACAGCAGGACAGAGCCATACAGCGCTACAGAGCAGAGCCCTGCACTGCCTTAGAGGACTGTCCCTTACAGTGGTGGGCAGCTCATGCAGGAGCCCACAGCCAGCTGGCCCGCCTTGCTCGCAGATACCTGGCCACTCCTGCCTCCACAGTGCCCTGTGAGAGGCTGTTCTCTGTAGCAGGGCACATTGTGAACAAGAAGAGGTCTGCTCTGCACTCAGAGAACGTGGACAAGTTGGTTTGTCTCAGCAACTGGCTGAAGGATGAGTAG
- the LOC134634736 gene encoding zinc finger protein 271-like — translation MSSTKKDQHGARSQRSQEADKPHRRKREKKHICDECGKGFTRKAKLKQHQVIHTGERLFSCSECGKSFFWKTCLKRHQVIHSGVKAYSCDQCGRAFTHSSHLQSHLVTHSGIKAYSCDKCGKTFSQIGSRNKHLRIHTINDVYCCDQCGKHFATDANLQHHMFTHTGERPYKCDLCEKTFKAPLHLRRHQQIHTRKRLYKCSYCEKQSNTDGSSSQPCRHCGKEFRCDLCGKTFIRKDTLKEHQRRHTGDKMKYCKECGGSFTRLRDLKQHELIHSGVKKHLCDQCGESFTTVSHLKTHKRVHTGEKPYKCRHCDKSFSQSGSRNNHERTHMEGNYSCDQCDKSFRNLSSYSEHKRSHVTNKLFHCYQCAQTFTSLSALCKHQRDHSGLKSLPSQ, via the exons atgagctcaacaaAGAAG gaccaacatggagcgagaagtcagcgctctcaggaagccgacaaacctcacagaagaaagagagagaaaaaacacatctgtgacgagtgtgggaagggTTTTACTAGGAAGGCTAAACTAAAacagcatcaggtcatccacactggagagagattGTTCAGTTGCAGCGAGTGTGGAAAGTCGTTTTTCTGGAAGACTTGCCTAAAAAGACACCaggtcatccacagtggagttaaagcgtacagctgtgatcagtgtggcagagcttttactcacagtagccacttacagagtcatctagttacccactctggaattaaggcatacagctgtgacaagtgtggaaaaactttcagccagaTAGGGAGCCGAAATAaacacctacgcattcacaccataaatgatgtgtactgctgtgatcagtgtggcaaacaCTTTGCTACAGACGCAAACTTACAAcatcacatgtttacccacactgggGAGAGACcatataaatgtgacctgtgtgagaagacttttaaagctcCACTTCACCTGAGacgacaccaacagatccacaccagaaagagactctacaagtgcagttactgtgag aagcagagcaacacagatggatccagttctcaaccctgtcgtcACTGTGGGAAAGAGTTTcgttgtgacctttgtggaaaaactttcattCGAAAAGACACCCTAAAAGaacatcaacgtagacacactggagacaaaatgaaatactgcaaagaatgtgggggAAGCTTCACCAGATTAAGGGACTTAAAACAGCATGAACTGattcacagtggggttaaaaagcacctctgtgatcagtgtggggaATCCTTCACCACTGTAAGTcaccttaaaacacacaaacgagtccacacaggagagaaaccatacaagtgcagacactgtgacaaaagttTCTCACAATCAGGTAGTCGTAACAAtcatgaacgtacacacatggaaggaaactacagctgtgaccagtgtgacaagagcttcaggaatctcagttcatactccgaacacaaacgatcccacgttactaataaactgtttcactgttaccaatgtgcccaAACATTCACCTCATTGTCTGcactgtgcaaacatcagcgtgatcactcagggctgaaatcactcccatcacagtga